From Juglans regia cultivar Chandler chromosome 8, Walnut 2.0, whole genome shotgun sequence, the proteins below share one genomic window:
- the LOC108981261 gene encoding uncharacterized mitochondrial protein AtMg00810-like: MNKPLGYTKGSPNQVCKLLKSLYGLKQASRQWYSKLSNALIESGFSQSKADYSLFTRDTNGIFVALLVYVDDILVASNDLTIVNDLKALMHSKFQIKDLGPLRYFLGIEIARSSKGIHFCQKKYTLDILADSGTLGSKHTKVPMEQNLKLTKSTGTPLSDPSVYRRLVGHLLYLTISRPDICFSVQTLSQYMANPTDTHLLTAHKVLKYLKGTPGQGLLLPRSSSFQLEAYCDSDWASCPDTRRSVSGYCIFLGSSMISWKSKKQSVVSRSSAEAEYRSMAAACSELTWLRFILSTLQVPHPQAAFLHCDNQATLHIIANPVFPERTKHIELDCHLIRDKIKEGSICTHYVPSSHQIADTMTKALSSTVLNTHLSKMGVVNLYAPSSGIGE, encoded by the coding sequence ATGAACAAGCCTCTCGGTTACACCAAAGGTTCTCCCAATCAAGTTTGCAAGTTACTCAAAAGCttatatggcctcaaacaagcatcAAGGCAGTGGTATTCTAAACTCTCAAATGCCTTAATTGAATCTGGTTTCTCTCAATCAAAGGCTGATTATAGCCTTTTCACCCGAGACACAAATGGCATCTTTGTTGCTTTACTTGTGTATGTCGATGACATACTTGTAGCAAGTAATGACCTCACTATTGTAAATGATTTAAAGGCCCTTATGCACAGCAAGTTTCAAATAAAGGATCTTGGCCCATTGAGGTACTTTCTTGGCATTGAGATTGCACGATCCTCTAAAGGAATACATTTTTGTCAGAAGAAGTATACATTGGACATCTTGGCAGATTCGGGTACCTTAGGCAGCAAACACACTAAAGTTCCTATGGAACAAAACCTCAAACTCACTAAGTCCACAGGTACTCCATTATCAGACCCTAGTGTTTACAGAAGATTGGTTGGTCACTTATTGTACCTCACTATCTCTCGGCCTGACATATGTTTTAGTGTTCAAACTTTAAGCCAATACATGGCTAATCCTACTGATACACACCTCCTGACAGCTCATAAAGTTCTCAAATATCTCAAAGGTACCCCTGGTCAAGGCCTCCTTCTCCCTCGTTCTTCCTCATTTCAACTTGAAGCCTACTGTGATTCAGACTGGGCTTCATGTCCAGACACTAGAAGATCTGTAAGTGGctattgcatttttcttggctCTTCCATGATCTCTtggaagtccaagaaacaatcGGTTGTTTCCCGATCATCGGCAGAGGCAGAGTATCGCTCAATGGCTGCTGCTTGCTCCGAGTTAACATGGTTACGATTCATCCTATCCACCCTTCAAGTCCCTCATCCCCAAGCAGCTTTCCTTCACTGTGATAACCAAGCTACTCTCCACATCATTGCGAACCCTGTCTTCCCCGAAAGAACCAAACATATCGAGCTCGATTGCCACTTAATTCGTGATAAAATCAAAGAGGGTAGCATCTGCACTCATTATGTTCCCAGCTCTCACCAAATTGCAGACACCATGACAAAAGCCTTGTCTTCCACAgttctcaacactcacttaTCCAAGATGGGAGTCGTAAATCTTTACGCTCCATCTTCCGGTATTGGAGAATAA
- the LOC109018449 gene encoding ent-copalyl diphosphate synthase, chloroplastic-like, protein MSSHSNLFHLSPAISCILPRSCLSFKCVWSLGAKDHKRPNSPLRCCPISKPGTGQDGFQHEDLPVIKWREVVEGHTDREADDVKERVDSIKRMLSSMNDGEISISAYDTAWVALVQDVNGSGLPQFPSTLRWIANNQLPDGSWGDGEIFLAYDRILNTLACVIALKSWNILPEKYQKGISFLNENMSKLESENDEHMPIGFEVAFPSLVEIARSLNIEVPYDSPVFQDIYAKRNVKIERIPRDILHKVPTTLLYSLEGMPDLDWEKLLKLKCQHGSFLFSPSSTAFAVMQTKDLNCLNYLKRVVQRFNGGVPNVYPVDLFEHIWAVDRLKRLGISRYFQLEIKECINYVSRYWTHKGICWARNSDVYDIDDSAMGFRLLRLHGHEVSADVFQHFEKGGEFFCIGGQSTQAVTGMFNLYRASQVLFPGERILEDAKQFSSNFLRKRQAANQLFDKWIIMKDLSGEVGYALQFPWYASLPRVETRFYLEQYGGQDDVWIGKTLYRFNTPMTIISDGGKHFCNRQFDALLTKYGVTHHVVTPYHPQTSGQVEVSNWELKRILEKTVGVSRKDWSSPPRDAESLSGPLEKGLWASDDCNVEGPSRASLLTTSPLDYEGGLTCSESTCDETSSKVVVGEASCLTDSLVDEEEVKDPSSLGITMSSREKSPWSSGFGRHLTVKAYGMAKARKA, encoded by the exons ATGTCCTCGCATTCAAACCTTTTCCATCTCTCTCCTGCAATTTCCTGCATCCTACCACGATCTTGCTTGTCCTTCAAGT GTGTCTGGTCATTGGGGGCTAAAGATCACAAGCGACCAAACTCTCCGTTGAGATGCTGCCCTATATCCAAACCCGGGACTGGTCAAG ATGGGTTTCAACATGAAGATCTGCCGGTCATAAAGTGGCGTGAGGTTGTAGAGGGTCACACGGATAGGGAAGCAGATGATGTCAAG GAACGCGTAGACTCCATCAAACGGATGTTGTCGTCGATGAATGATGGAGAAATCAGCATTTCGGCTTATGACACAGCCTGGGTTGCCCTTGTACAAGATGTCAATGGAAGTGGCCTTCCTCAGTTCCCATCTACCCTTCGCTGGATTGCCAACAATCAGCTTCCCGATGGTTCATGGGGCGATGGTGAAATCTTCCTCGCTTATGATCGGATACTCAACACTTTAGCCTGCGTTATTGCCTTAAAATCATGGAATATTCTTCCTGAAAAGTACCAAAAAG GAATTtcatttttgaatgaaaatatgtCAAAGCTTGAATCCGAGAATGATGAGCACATGCCAATTGGCTTTGAAGTTGCTTTTCCTTCGCTTGTGGAAATTGCTCGAAGTTTAAACATTGAAGTACCGTACGATTCTCCTGTCTTTCAAGATATATATGCAAAGAGAAATGTAAAGATCGAAAG GATACCAAGGGACATCTTGCACAAAGTGCCCACAACTCTGCTCTATAGCTTGGAAGGGATGCCAGACCTAGACTGGGAAAAGCTTCTTAAACTAAAGTGCCAACATGGGTCCTTCTTGTTCTCACCTTCCTCCACTGCCTTTGCAGTCATGCAGACCAAAGACCTAAATTGTTTGAACTACTTAAAAAGGGTGGTCCAGAGGTTTAATGGTGGAG TCCCCAACGTGTATCCGGTGGACTTGTTTGAACACATTTGGGCAGTGGATCGGCTGAAGCGGCTAGGAATTTCCAGATACTTTCAGCTAGAGATCAAGGAATGTATAAATTATGTTtccag ataTTGGACACATAAAGGGATATGCTGGGCGAGAAATTCAGACGTTTATGACATTGATGACTCGGCCATGGGATTTAGGTTACTTAGATTGCATGGCCACGAGGTTTCCGCTG ATGTGTTCCAGCATTTTGAGAAAGGTGGGGAGTTCTTCTGCATTGGCGGGCAGTCTACACAGGCTGTGACAGGAATGTTTAACCTGTATAGGGCATCTCAGGTGCTCTTTCCAGGAGAGAGAATCCTTGAGGATGCAAAGCAATTCTCATCCAACTTCTTGAGAAAAAGACAAGCTGCTAATCAGCTCTTTGACAAATGGATCATTATGAAGGACTTATCTGGCGAG GTAGGGTATGCACTGCAATTCCCATGGTATGCAAGCTTACCCCGCGTGGAGACAAGATTCTACTTAGAACAGTATGGTGGCCAAGATGATGTCTGGATTGGCAAAACCCTTTACAG ATTCAACACTCCAATGACAATAATCAGTGATGGCGGGAAGCATTTTTGCAATCGTCAATTTGATGCACTACTGACTAAGTATGGAGTTACCCATCACGTGGTGAcaccataccatcctcaaacgagCGGCCAGGTTGAGGTGTCTAATTGGGAGCTGAAGCGCATACTGGAGAAGACTGTGGGTGTCTCTCGGAAAGACTGG TCCTCACCACCCCGAGATGCTGAGTCACTTAGTGGCCCATTAGAAAAAGGGTTGTGGGCATCGGACGATTGCAACGTCGAGGGTCCTTCGAGAGCTAGCTTGTTGACCACCTCACCCCTCGACTACGAAGGAGGGCTAACGTGCTCAGAATCGACTTGTGATGAAACCTCCTCGAAGGTGGTGGTTGGGGAGGCATCTTGCTTAACAGACTCCTTGGTTGATGAAGAGGAAGTTAAAGACCCATCCTCACTTGGCATTACGATGTCTTCACGAGAGAAAAGCCCTTGGAGTAGCGGTTTTGGGAGGCACCTAACCGTAAAAGCTTATGGCATGGCTAAGGCCCGGAAGGCTTGA